AGCTGAGTAAATACGCCTTTCTTTTACCCGTATTTTTATTGACGGGAGCAGCATTTACGGTAAGTAAAGCGGAGGGAAGTATAGAGGGGGTAGTTGAGAAGGCAAATGAGACAGTATTACCTATTCAGTTACCAACAGTTGATTTACGATCTCAGACAGATCAATCAAATATGAAAACTACTGTATTGGCGGATACTTTGGCTAAAGCAAATAAAGTGGAGGCGAGAGATTTTAAGGAAATCAAGAGATCCGCTATTGATTTCTCTAAAAATCAAAAGTATTTTGTGGATAATAAATTGGTCTCTAAGGCAGAATTTTTGGCTATTCCTGAAGGAAAACTGGCGAAGTACTGGTTTTCGAATGACAGTGATATGATCAAGTATCGGACAAAGTCTTCAATTGATATTTCTGGCGGAGCAATTTTGGCCAATACTGTTGAGATGCAACAACATGCGGATATAGCACAAAAAAAAATACGCTGTGTTATGAATGGTATTGTGCAAGAAAAGACTTTTACTGTGGATGATATCGATCCGAATACTATAGCGTCAGTCTCGGTATTACAAGGTAAGGCAGCTATTGATAAGTATGGTGAAGATGTTGGGAAAGATGGTATCCTTGAAGTGAATTTAAAAGAAGGAGCTCATATTGGTAAAGATATGACCAAACTTAAAGGTCTTACGATTGGGGTGACGTATCGTGATGATCAGTTAACGAATGATAAGTCAACTGATGTGGTGTATGTTATTGATGGCAAGAGAGCAGATCAAAAAATGATTAAGGAGCTGGTGCTGACACCGGAAGAAATAGCGACTTTATCGGTTTGGAAGGATGCTGAAGCAATTAAGAAATATGGTGAGGATGCTAAGAATGGTGTTTTAGTTATTACGACAAAAAAATGGGCTCGTGAAAATCCGGATAAGGTGAATAATAAGTTTCGTTTCATAGGGCAGGAAAATAAAAAAAGGGATGATGTCGTTACCGTCGTTGGCTATAAGAGAGACAACAGTGTGGATGATAAGATTAGTTCGACGATTGGTTCTAAGAAAAACGAAGGACAGGGTGAAAAAGTTGTTGCTGTGGTTGGTTATAAGAAAAGTGAGAAATTGGATGACGCGAAACTGGATGTTTTTTCGGATAGATCAAAAAGGATAAGTTCTGACGCGGTAATGGGATTGTTGGGGAATAATTCAGCGAATGAGTCTATTGGTACTGATTTTCCATCTGTTCGTGTTCGTGGTTATAATGGAAAAGT
The DNA window shown above is from Sphingobacterium thalpophilum and carries:
- a CDS encoding M56 family metallopeptidase, coding for MESLLTYIIQVNLLLGIIYLGYIGLLKGLTFYVLNRVYFLAGGLFAFLYPFLDLKSLFVQRGLNMGAVGEQISLYITEPEVQQQLTLGRLVEIVFMVGAIVLLLKFVFQLLSLLRIHLNSKSDQWRTYLFRNVLIPIVPFSFLNKIYVNKGQHVDAELKDIFKHEDIHVKGLHSLDILLFEMILVCCWYNPFVWLMRRAIRQNLEFLTDQQVLDKGIDKQTYQYSLLNVSKKGTSVGLSNQFNFKLLKRRIMMMNKKRSSKIELSKYAFLLPVFLLTGAAFTVSKAEGSIEGVVEKANETVLPIQLPTVDLRSQTDQSNMKTTVLADTLAKANKVEARDFKEIKRSAIDFSKNQKYFVDNKLVSKAEFLAIPEGKLAKYWFSNDSDMIKYRTKSSIDISGGAILANTVEMQQHADIAQKKIRCVMNGIVQEKTFTVDDIDPNTIASVSVLQGKAAIDKYGEDVGKDGILEVNLKEGAHIGKDMTKLKGLTIGVTYRDDQLTNDKSTDVVYVIDGKRADQKMIKELVLTPEEIATLSVWKDAEAIKKYGEDAKNGVLVITTKKWARENPDKVNNKFRFIGQENKKRDDVVTVVGYKRDNSVDDKISSTIGSKKNEGQGEKVVAVVGYKKSEKLDDAKLDVFSDRSKRISSDAVMGLLGNNSANESIGTDFPSVRVRGYNGKVKPLIVVDGDIKAEGVMNKLDPKDIESMEILKNSSATALYGNAGKDGVILVTTRKKASEVKSSEEANGKLKEKVSGIIKMEIEKEKVRAESSN